The sequence below is a genomic window from Dermacentor andersoni chromosome 6, qqDerAnde1_hic_scaffold, whole genome shotgun sequence.
AAGCAGTCAACCAAGGCACTTCACTTACTTCGGATACCATCTGTGCTTGGTGGTGTATGTCATTTTTGTCAGAGCTTCAATCTCCAGCCGTTCATTTCTGTAACGCGTCTCGATTTCCTCCAATCGGTACTGCAGCTTCAGTGCAGAGTTTTCCTGCAGGACGAAAGACGATAATCAGGTTAAATTCCGGGACCTTCATTCCACAACTGTGCAATGAATCGTTATCAAGTGTGAGAATAGTGTCGGCAAAAACGTTTTCAAAGGTGCATGCCAGGCCTCACATGAAATGCAAGCCCTGGATGCAAGGAGTGCATGGCACTCAGGTGGCTTTGAGAAACAAGCCCACGTGTTCAATCTGGAGGCAGCCACCACTCCTACATTACTGCAGCAATAATATCTCAACTGCCGTAACACTACCCACTGCCTTCTGCGCTATCTGAGAAATCTACatcaccagaaaaaaatatttagccAGACAACGGTTTGAGAAGTAACATTAAAACATATTATTAGGTGTATTTTACACACAATTATTTCCTTCTGCTTCAGAAATGTATCCTTCAAGTGTAGTCATAACTGCAACATTGGGAGCAAGAGTACACATTCAACGTGTGAATGAGTTGTAAGAATGCACTATGCCTCAAATTGCATTAAGATTTCATGCAATTAAGTATGTTCATGTGGCACCACTCGAATGGCATTAAACTTTATGGCATTAAGCAGTTTAGGTCTGTTTTTGTGCCTATATAGCATGAGTATAAGCTACATTTTACCCCTCTTCATTGCGTGCAGCATAGTAGTGAGTATACACAAAAATGAGGGCTTTATATATGTACGATGTACTTATAAATTACTTGAAGCTATCCCTGAAATATGCAACACACTGCTGACACTCGCTACCATAGTCTTAACCACACCCACTACACATGTGACATTTGTAATTGTTTTTACATGTTACAGCACAAAGTTTGAAATTTTTTGAAAAAGTGAAAGAACTTCAAGTTTATAAGGTAATTACTGtgaaaggaagcaaaaaaaattgGTAGCACTGTGATCAATGTGACCGATAAGCACACTTAAGGTGGTCTTTCAAAATAAAGCATGTGCTCTGAAGTATTCTTAAGTAGTCCACAAATTTAACTCCTGCTAAGGAACCAAGAATGTGGCTGCTTCTAAACAATTATTGCCTTATCTCTCTCTATGGCTTCCACTCTAATTAGATTCACAAATAAAGCTATATATTTCagtaagaatgaaaaaaatttgcAGCTATTCATGCAGATAATGTAAATGAAGAAGACTGAAACTAGTCAGAACTTGACAGCACTGTGTGGACCACACAGCAACATTTCACATGTGTACTGGCAACCTCCTTTACTTCAAGTATGTTTATGATCTCTCTGTGTGCACAACACTACTGTTCTTTGTACATAGGATGACACAAATGTATGAATGAAAATTTAGAGGGAAATTATAACTGCTCACTAAATGAATGCACTGGCAACAGAGTGGCTAATATATTTTAATGCTCGATAAGGACTTCTTGTTGGCCGAGTTGGTAAAGGTTCATTTTGGTAGAAATGGCCCAAAACAAGATTATAAACAAGTGCAGATGATAGGACAGGTGCCTCCTGTCGCCTACTCTTATTCGAAGTCATGCTTTCTTGCCATTTCTACTAAGGTGAACATTGTAATGCCTCATTAACAAAACTACaagatgcatgttaaagaaccccaggtggtcaaaagtaatccggagtcctccactacggcgtctctgacaaacagatcgtggttttggcatgtaaaaccccctaACTTAATTACCAAGGCATTCAGTGACAGCACATTTTCGCAAGGCTGGTGCAACTACACATTTTATCTCGGGGAAATGTCTGCGGCCCCCATCTGGGCATGCTTATTCAATGATGCATAGTATTTCTTATTGAGCCACTGTAGCCGGCAGTGCACTCACTGGGCCGACCCCGTACACAGTGGGCATTTTCGTTATCGGTACACAAAAACACGGCAAGGCCAACCAATCGAGATGATTAACACTGGTAAAAGCAGCATGCAGACACAAACCTCATTCAGCTTGGACCTTATATTTGGCAGCGGCtgcaacaagaaagaaagaagaaaaaaaaatgtaagcaacGTTGCAAATTCGGCGTTTGCGCAGCTGGCAGACAGGATGAAGCACGCACCTTACCATATAATTTACTGCATCTTTAGCAGATAATTTACCATCTCGTGTGCACACCGGTGAGTTGTTGCAACAGTCTGGAATGTTATCTGTCCTTAACCTCTACAAACACCAATTAACCATAGCGATCAggtgcaaaaataaagaaaatctaCATTTTCTTCATGATATTGCTCGCCTACAGCAAAACAGTGCAATGctaaatacagtcaaacctcacaATAACGAAGTTTCATCCGACACGAGaataccttcgttatatccgATTTTGTTATAAGCATACATGCTGACATGCGTAAAAAAGTTTGTGAGAATTTTATACTTACTCTCTTATttccaataatttgttatatttgTGTTCATTTTAGTGAGTTTAAACATTACACGGAATAAAGAAATGTGGAAAGTGGTAACACTGAAAATGAATTATTCAAAGGATAACGTGTCCTACACATTGCAGACACTATGTAACAAATATGTGGAAGTCGGCATAGATTTTCTACAGCGTACGCCGATGGAATTGACATAACTGCACATATTAAGTTCTTAATTAAACTGACTCTGTATTCATCCTTACATTCTGTTCTTGTTCTTCGTCTGTTTGTGAAGTTGAGATATGCTCTGAACTTGTTTAACGGATTTGCTGTGTGGTACGCGAATTGTTGAAATTCTTCATGTTCATTTCAACTCTCTTGTATCTGAACACTAATTGCCATTGCTGACTGCTTTACGTAGAGGTGGCTGTGAGCTCTTGTCAAGCTGCCTCTATGAAGAGCAGCTTAACCACAGCCTCCTCGACCAATGTGatataaaaattattattattattattattattaccttcgTATGCTCATAGGGAAACTCCTCTTCTGGATGCCAGCAGACAATCGTGGAGCCATCGTCAGTAAGCACGATCTTCTGCTTTCTAGGTAAACGTCACCATCACCAGCATGAGCACACTGTTCATGCAAataaatgcaacaaaaatgaCTCAAGCGCTCTGAGCTTAGTGGATCATTTAAGAAAACCTTGGGTTCCTGTGCAACTGTCAAGCTTTGACGATCCGATCATGTTCCCAGAAACAGTGATAAAATTGCAAGTGCGGGTGTGTTTGAATATTGGAAATtttgaatatgaatcgaatagtcTTTGCTATTTGATTGGAGAATTCACCATTCAGGATTGTCGAATATTTGTTCCTTTCGAATATGTGAGAGATAACACCACTCAGTGTGGCCTCAAGGAAGAGAGAAGTAAGTGACGGCTGTTTCGAATGATTCTGCTGCAATGGAGCTGTGGTTGCTGTGTAGGGACACCAGCTCCTGCGGGAACATACGGTGCAGATAACTTTGGCTCAAAAATGTTCAGTCATTAATTATTAAGGTCAACATTTTAGGCAGTTTATATGCGAATTTGTCTTGATTTAGGCAAAGCAATTCATTATGTGGACACTTACACGATGTTACCACCCATTTAAATCAATGTGCAGTGTAACACTTCTCCTCTTGAAAGAACCCAATTGATTATCTAAGTGCATCTAGTGACGTGTCCATTCCTTTTATTTTAAACTATTACTCTCACTGTCATAAGGTGCACCAGACAACTAAAAGTAGTAGTTTCTCATTGACAAGTTCCTCAGTTGACTAGGCGTCCATGCATTTGCGAACGGCGCTACATTCATTTAAATATGCCTAAATAAGCCATGTAGATGATGTCAACGGCCCTCTTTTTTTTGCCTATAGCTCTCCACGCAAACTTTATATTTCAGTGGTTTTAGAAACAAACCATTCGATATTCGGTAGTCGTTTTGCTCGAATATTAGCATCAGATTCGATTCGGAAATTCCACTAGTGGTAATTTCACTGCGCTGTCTACAGAGGAACGGGAAACGGTACTAAACTCATCCTATTATGCCAGGGTTTTGATGAAGCCTCTAGCCCGAACACCATGCGTCGTTCAAAAAGAATTCCGTCAGTACTTCTATGTACGTGCAAAACTTACGAATGCGATTTATGAAGGGCCTTGGTCGTGCTGTAACATTGACCTGTGCAGGAGAAAGCGAAACGAGGTTAGTGCGCGGCCTTGCAGCAGCTGCCCCTATCAGCAGCAGTAGTAGTTTCCGTCCGCGCTTTTTTTGGGGGGTAATTTACGCAGCAATTGCGCATCTACGGATACATGATTCACTTACCTTGGTGCGGCGAACACGCCGAGATGAGCGTGGTTTGAGATCGAAGAGCAAGTAGTCGACGACACGCTAACATTTCGCGCACTTTATGACAACCTTACACGAAGCGCAGGTACTAGTTATGCACGCACGAAGCGTGGAAAGTGATGTTCTCGTCTGTTTTCCTGTTTTACACAGTTCCAACCTCACTGCACCTACGATTTATCGCGTTTGTACTAGCAGCCGACCCTTGCAGAATCCACATCAGTAACATGGGCAAGAATGCGAGCCGAAGTCGTAGCCAACATCATTACGCAAGTCGCCAATGTCGATAATCGCGTTTATGCGCTGCCCTTAGCTAAAAGAAAGTTCTCCTTTTGAAATGTACGAGGTTTCACTCTCGCGATTGGCCCTCTGCTTTCGCAATCTGTCCACTCGAgtcgaggaaagcatatgaaTATATGAGAAGCACTTAGTGCAGTTTAGTGAAAGGACAGTTCATACAAAAGGATGAAACAGCTGCCCCTTCCCCCATCGTTTAGTGCGCAAGAAATGAGAACTGCAGCTCACACACAGCTACAGCTGTGCATAACTGTCGTTCCGCTGTCGCGCGCCCAATTTTCTTCACTCGTCTCTATGGAACTTCAAGCATTCCCACATCCCCTATCGACGTCCCCAAAGCGCAATAGCTGCTaccaaggaggtttaaaaaaataattctgtaGGGGAGATGGTGCCCTGAAATTGAAGTCGGCGAACGCCATCTTACTTTCAGCGGTTTTGAAACGGCCAATTTTGCCATGCAGACGATTCTTGATGTGTGTCTGTGTCACTCGTTTTAGGATCAAAACTGAACGTCTTGACAACTCGTTATGGGAGATCGCGATATGACGACTAAGCCAATGGCAATGTTCTAGCCCAAAACAACAAGCTTTTATTTTTCAATCACTCCAGAATTTATTATCACAGAGCAAGAGCAGCAGCACTGCCACTATTCTCCGCCTAGCTCAGCACACTTTTAACGATGAAGTAAGGGAAAGCGCTGGCTTCACCTCTGTTGGTAAGAATATGTGGGAGTTGCCACTCCAGAATTTTTCGTAAAACCTCCTTGACTGATACAATCCTAAAAAACGCCACCGGTGTGTGTGCCGATGATAGGTGTTCTGCAACATGCTGCCGTAGATCGTCAGGGGACGCAACTCCTGTCATTGGACGAACGCACGCCAACTCGGCCAAATCTCATTGACttcctgctctttttttttcttctttgcctgCCGCTCACTACTTAGAACACTCCTAAAGCGAAATTTTGCATAGCACAGTGCAGCATACCTCTTAAACTTTAGCTCATATGCCAATACGATTAACTCATAGTAACAGGGCAGCGAGATGCGAGGCCAGACTGCAGAGGCGATGCGCTGCCAATTCGACTGCAGAAAATTCAGCTATAGTGCAGTCATTCTATTATGGTAGTCACCATGCACTATTGCACTTTTGAAGACCGTTTTTATCATAGCACCTCCCACCAGGAGTTTTACCCATGTTTGTAGGCATGGCTGTTTCAGTGCCGCCTAGTGGCAGCAAAGCCAAAACCAAAGCTACAACAAGGATATTGCCACATTCACATTTGCAACCATTAACCAGTCAAAAACAAACAAGTCTAGTTGATATAAGCTGAGAATGGCCCAACACTCCTGTTCTCAAATGATCGCTTTGCCCAGCTTCAATGAAGCACTGCTCACATCAGCACCGTGGTCAATGCAAGAGCTGACCAGCAGTGGTCTTTGCTTAGCTTTTAGTACAGCATATGCAGCTAACTGTACTTACACGAACGTGACTTGGTAATTGCGTTTCCGCAGCAGCACTACATGGCCTTCATTCTCTATATGCAAAAGCACGCATCGGGAAGAATTTTGTGCTCTGGACCCGCTCTTGGTAGTAGTCGAGGTTCCCAATATCCTGTACCACGCTTGGCATTGCTAAGGTGTCAAGACCTTATGTACATGTGGAAGGTCGTCAGGAAGCGAAGTTTTACACCACTGTAAAGGAAGCAAGATGGAGCAAAAGAGAATCAAAGCGTGTACCAACTCTTACTGCAGACAATGAGAATAGGGCCAGGATAATGTAAATATTCTATTCCAATTCCTTTCAGACACTTTGTCAGCAATCCAAGGGCCCTGCACCTACATTATCACCAGGCCAGTTGTGAGTGGTGGACGACAGAAAAGGAACAGAATCTTCAGAAAGGTGTGCCTACATAATATATCAACCCAGGGTACTATAACCTCCTAACAAAAAGACAGGCTGTATACAAAGACACGTTCATGTTTACTTTGATGCTTTATTTTCAAGGTGACACTATGTTACACTGAGCATATTCTAAACCGGTACAT
It includes:
- the mRpL42 gene encoding large ribosomal subunit protein mL42, encoding MLACRRLLALRSQTTLISACSPHQGQCYSTTKALHKSHSKQKIVLTDDGSTIVCWHPEEEFPYEHTKPLPNIRSKLNEENSALKLQYRLEEIETRYRNERLEIEALTKMTYTTKHRWYPKNNKKYRVPKPPLDREGL